ttattattattattattattattatttaactccTTGGTGTTGGAGGGTAACCTGTTCCCCTCGCCAACCTCTCTGATGAATCTACAATTCCCAGAATTTTTGTTGGAGCTGAACTTTATATCTGAGGATATATATCTTATATGTTGTGCGGTTATTACTTTGTTTATTAGTTTCACGTCCTCGCTTATATTTCCTATATTGATACATCTTCCTCGGGTCTCTGCAGGAAATGCAGGCTGAGCGTTTTCAACTTTTCCTGGTATAGAAGGTCTCAAATACCAGGAATTCTCGATATTCTCGAATTCTCATTCTCGTTACACTGGAATTTctagacggagggggggggggggaggactaaTCTATTATCATTCTCTAATACGGTGGTTAGATCTGGACGGCATAGTTCATGTGGAGACCTTCAAGGGGGGGAAATAgaattgggaggggggggggataattgtgCATTTCTTGGTGACGCTTCTGGTTAAAACTTCACCAATCTATTCGCTTTACTGCGTACGTTGATTCCAGGCAACTGTAGTCATGACTCTTGTTCTACCTTTGAGCTAAGAGGTAAGGTGCGCTGCTTCGAGTCACCTCATTAATTGATccaattgatttttatctttctgTTAAGTTATTCAGTCTGGTTAGATCTTTCCGAAGTTCTATCAAGTCCTCACTGGAATTCACAATTCTCTACACACTTCTCTGTTGTATGTAAATTTGCTGTTTAAACTGAGGGATTTTTATgattcctggtcgaggaccgggccgcgggaacgctaagcctcgaaaccatctcaaggtaacccgaATATGTTGGTCGAGGACACACATCATGAACAACAAAGGCCCCCAAACACACCCCTGAGGTACACTAGTGGCATTTCTCCACCGTGACCTCATCCTGTGTATGGCAACATTCACCTTCAGGTCCTTCAACCACGATACGTTACAACTGAAAACTTAACCTCCATCCCGTAGGCTTCAGCCTGTTCATACCAGCTCTTTGTGGGTACAGTGCCGAAGATCTTCCTAAAGTCAAGATATAAAACATTTTGCTGCTACTGTCGACTGCCTCGCAAGATACGTATGTAGGAGAGGAGACTTGTGAGACAAGATCTCCCTCTTGAGACAGTGGTGAGTCTCTACTCTGGTCTCGTGGGGTCGAGAGGTTATATTGAATTCACTATTAAAGTTTCAACAAAAATCTCAATGATCGAGACCATCTTAATAAAACTATAGTTTACAGCTTCAGACTATAGATAGTAGCGTCATATTATAGTATGCAGCATAAGACTATACAGTTTGAAGCATCAGAGTTCAGTCCGAAGCATTCGACTACAGTTTGAAGCATCAGACTTCAGTCTGAAGCATTCGACTACAGTTTGCAGCGTCAAACTATATTTAGTAGCATCCGACTACAATTAGTAGCATCAGACTAGAGTATGCATCATCAGACTCCACAGTTAGCAAATACAGCATCAGACTACAGCATACAGTATAAGGCTGTAGTATGCATCTAGGGGCCCCTGACCCTGGTGTAGAGTATTAGGACCATGGCGGTCAGGCAGGCGGCACTAATGCCTAGACAGATTTACAGTATACATAAATCAGTGAGTTGGGGTTCGACTCTGCATGCCTTCACTCGCCTGCTCAACACCTCATTTGCGACCCCCAATTTATTTGTTTTGAATTGTTAGTTTGTTTTAATTTTATCAGATTTATTAACCTGTTTTATTGCTACATTTATTTTCGCGGCAATTTCTGAATGTTACTGACATCTACAGTGTCTCACAGTGAGGCACAGTAGATGTTTAGCGTATTGATATACGTTTTGTTATTTATTAGATGACCTGTGTATACCAGCAGGGACCCATGTACAACAGCAGGACCTGGGTGtaggacccaccacaacaccagcagggGCCCATGTACAACAGCAGGACCTGGGTGtaggacccaccacaacaccagcagggGCCCATGTACAACAGCAGGACCTGGGTGtaggacccaccacaacaccagcagggACCCATGTACAACAGCAGGACCTGGGTGtaggacccaccacaacaccagcaggaCCTGGGTGtaggacccaccacaacactagcagggCCTGGGTGTAggaccccccacaacaccagcagggACCCATGTACAACAGCAGGACCTGGGTGtaggacccaccacaacaccagcagggACCCATGTACAACAGCAGGACCTGGGTGTAggaccccccacaacaccagcagggACCCATGTACAACAGCAGGACCTGGGTGtaggacccaccacaacaccagcagggGCCCATGTACAACAGCAGGACCTGGGTGTAggactcaccacaacaccagcagggGCCCATGTACAACAGCAGGACCTGGGTGtaggacccaccacaacaccagcagggACCCATGTACAACAGCAGGACCTGGGTGtaggacccaccacaacaccagcagggGCCCATGTACAACAGCAGGACCTGGGTGtaggacccaccacaacaccagcagggGCCCATGTACAACAGCAGGACCTGGGTGtaggacccaccacaacaccagcagggACCCATGTACAACAGCAGGACCTGGGTGtaggacccaccacaacaccagcagggGCCCATGTACAACAGCAGGACCTGGGTGtaggacccaccacaacaccagcagggGCCCATGTACAACAGCAGGACCTGGGTGTAggactcaccacaacaccagcagggGCCCATGTACAACAGCAGGACCTGGGTGtaggacccaccacaacactagcagggCCTGGGTGTAggaccccccacaacaccagcagggACCCATGTACAACAGCAGGGCCTGGGTGtaggacccaccacaacaccagcagggACCCATGTACAACAGCAGGACCTGGGTGTAggaccccccacaacaccagcagggGCCCATGTACAACAGCAGGACCTGGGTGtaggacccaccacaacaccagcagggGCCCATGTACAACAGCAGGACCTGGGTGtaggacccaccacaacactagcagggCCTGGGTGTAggaccccccacaacaccagcagggACCCATGTACAACAGCAGGGCCTGGGTGtaggacccaccacaacaccagcagggGTCCATGTACAACAGCAGGACCTGGGTGTAggaccccccacaacaccagcagggGCCCATGTACAACAGCAGGACCTGGGTGtaggacccaccacaacaccagcagggGCCCATGTACAACAGCAGGACCTGGGTGTAggaccccccacaacaccagcagggACCCATGTACAACAGCAGGACCTGGGTGtaggacccaccacaacaccagcagggGCCCATGTACAACAGCAGGACCTGGGTGtaggacccaccacaacaccagcagggGCCCATGTACAACAGCAGGACCTGGGTGTAggactcaccacaacaccagcagggGCCCATGTACAACAGCAGGACCTGGGTGtaggacccaccacaacaccagcaggaCCTGGGTGtaggacccaccacaacactagcagggCCTGGGTGTAggaccccccacaacaccagcagggACCCATGTACAACAGCAGGACCTGGGTGTAggaccccccacaacaccagcagggACCCATGTACAACAGCCGGGCCTGGGTGtaggacccaccacaacaccagcaggaCCTGGGTGtaggacccaccacaacaccagcacaaagcTCATGAAGGAATATGTTGTATCAAGATTTAAATCCAAGTGATAAATTAAGCGTTGCTCTATGCACTTAGTGTTAATTGTCGCTCTGGCTTAAGCTGGAACTTATGCAGATAATTATTTTGTAATTATTTGCCACTGAAATGTTAATATTAAGCTCAGCAATACAAGTGATCCACATTGCAGGTCAATATTGTAGTCACATACACGTTTCCAGCAGAGAGTGAAGCGTCGTGTGCCTCCAAGTGTTACTTTCAAGGCCGTCAGGCGCCCTAATACACAGTCCTCAGCGGCACCCTAAACCTCCAAGGCCAAGAGAGGCGGTGGAACAAGAGAGGCGGTGGGAACAAGAGAGGCGGTGGGAACAAGAGAGGCGGTGGAACAAAAGAGGCGGTGGAACAAGAGAGGCGGGGAACAAGAGAGGCGGTGGAACAAGAGAGGCGGTGGAACAAGAGAGGCGGTGGAACAAGAGAGGCGGTGGGAACAAGAGAGGCGGTGGAACAAGAGAGGCGGTGGAACAAGAGAGGCGGGGAACAATAGAGGCGGTGGGAACAAGAGAGGCGGTGGAACAAGAGAGGCGGTGGAAACAAGAGAGGCGGTGGAACAAGAGAGGCGGTGGAACAAGAGAGGCGGTGGGAACAAGAGAGGCGGTGGAACAAGAGAGGCGGTGGAACAAGAGAGGCGGTGGAACAAGAGAGGCGGTGGAACAAGAGAGGCGGGGAACAAGAGAGGCGGTGGGAACAAGAGAGGCGGTGGAACAAGAGAGGCGGTGGGAACAAGAGAGGCGGTGGGAACAAGAGAGGCGGTGGAACAAGAGAGGCGGTGGAACAAGAGAGGCGGTGGAACAAGAGAGGCGGTGGGAACAAGAGAGGCGGTGGAACAAGAGAGGCGGTGGAACAAGAGAGGCGGGGAACAAGAGAGGCGGTGGAACAAGAGAGGCGGTGGAACAAGAGAGGCGGTGGGAACAAGAGAGGCGGCGGAACAAGAGAGGCAGTGGAACAAGAGAGGCGGTGGAACAAGAGAGGCAGTGGAACAAGAGAGGCGGTGGGAACAAGAGAGGCGGTGGGAACAAGAGAGGCGGTGGGAACAAGAGAGGCGGTGGAACAAGAGAGGCAGTGGAACTAGAGAGGCGGTGGAACAAGAGAGGCGGTGGGAACAAGAGAGGCGATGGAACAAGAGAGGCGGTGGAACAAGAGAGGCAGTGGAACAAGAGAAGAGGTGGGAACAAGAGAGGCGGTGGAACAAGAGAGGCGGTGGAACAAGAGAGGCAGTGGAACAAGAGAGGCGGTGGAACAAGAGAGGCAGTGGAACAAGAGAGGCGGTGGGAACAAGAGAGGCGGTGGAACAAGAGAGGCGGTGGAACAAGAGAGGCGGTGGGAACAAGAGAGGCGGTGGAACAAGAGAGGCAGTGGAACAAGAGAGGCGGTGGAACAAGAGAGGCGGTGGAACAAGAGAGGCGGGGGAACAAGAGAGGCG
This DNA window, taken from Procambarus clarkii isolate CNS0578487 chromosome 7, FALCON_Pclarkii_2.0, whole genome shotgun sequence, encodes the following:
- the LOC123761505 gene encoding uncharacterized protein translates to MAVRQAALMPRQIYSIHKSAKRGGGTREAVGTREAVGTREAVEQKRRWNKRGGEQERRWNKRGGGTREAVEQERRWEQERRWNKRGGGTREAGNNRGGGNKRGGGTREAVETREAVEQERRWNKRGGGNKRGGGTREAVEQERRWNKRGGGTREAGNKRGGGNKRGGGTREAVGTREAVGTREAVEQERRWNKRGGGTREAVGTREAVEQERRWNKRGGEQERRWNKRGGGTREAVGTREAAEQERQWNKRGGGTREAVEQERRWEQERRWEQERRWEQERRWNKRGSGTREAVEQERRWEQERRWNKRGGGTREAVEQEKRWEQERRWNKRGGGTREAVEQERRWNKRGSGTREAVGTREAVEQERRWNKRGGGNKRGGGTREAVEQERRWNKRGGGTREAGEQERRWNKRGGGNKRGGGTREAVEQERRWNKRGGGTREAVEQERRWNKRGGGTREAGNKRGGGNKRGGGTREAVGTREAVEQERRWNKRGGGTREAVEQERRWEQERRWNKRGGGTREAGNKRGGGTREAVEQERRWEQERRWNKRGSGTREAVEQERQWNKRGGGNKRGGGNKRGGGNKRGGGTREAVELERRWNKRGGGNKRGDGTREAVEQERQWNKRRGGNKRGGGTREAVEQERQWNKRGGGTREAVEQERRWEQERRWNKRGGGTREAVGTREAVEQERQWNKRGGGTREAVEQERRGNKRGGGTREAVGTREAVEQERRWNKRGGGTREAGEQERRWNKRGGEQERRWNKRGGGNKRGGGTREAGNKRGGGTREAGNKRGGEQERPPTGTIGVYDNRLRPLPHQ